A window of the Cynocephalus volans isolate mCynVol1 chromosome 10, mCynVol1.pri, whole genome shotgun sequence genome harbors these coding sequences:
- the LOC134386789 gene encoding transcription factor CP2-like protein 1 — MLFWHNQPEHLWPSPGEVYPGTHGSLLREPLPLPYLKQEELPSIPSAEPPCPVFQYVLRAATSPAMKQQEETLTYLNQGQSYEVRMFFNPKLGDAAQCPQLLKSVVRVVFHDRRLQYMEQQQLDEWRWSRPGDRILDIDVPVSVGVIEPQVLPSQLNTVEFHWDPIKRTSVFLQVHCISTEFTPRKKGGEKGVSFRLQIDTFKPSDKGLLPEHLHSAGCLIKVFKPKGADRKLKTDREKIEKQPPHERDKYQTACESTVFLECSPWPEPTAGPHPALSSLALTSPNSSKLLSPERLCSSPPFPLDTLGCGPAEDLNPGASISETQQWLHRHRFSSYCRTLASFTGMDLLKLTRQDLIQICGAADGIRLFNTLRARPIRHRLTLYVAQEAARQENKVPKNPDSGFYQEICLDELSAAELVGKLAELLALPASQIHRLFHQGPGGILILLSDQVVQNLKDESYFVAVVKKVQNPDGYYLVLT; from the exons ATGCTGTTTTGGCACAACCAGCCGGAGCACCTGTGGCCCAGTCCTGGGGAGGTGTACCCGGGGACTCATGGCAGCCTGCTCAG GGAGCCCCTGCCCTTGCCCTACTTGAAGCAGGAAGAGCTGCCCAGCATCCCCAGTGCAGAGCCACCGTGCCCTGTGTTCCAGTATGTGCTCCGTGCAGCCACCTCGCCGGCCATGAAGCAGCAGGAGGAGACCCTCACCTACCTGAACCAGG GCCAGTCTTATGAGGTGCGGATGTTCTTCAACCCCAAGCTGGGCGATGCTGCTCAGTGCCCTCAGCTGCTAAAG AGTGTGGTGCGTGTGGTGTTCCATGATCGGCGACTGCAGTACAtggagcagcagcagctggaCGAGTGGAGGTGGAGCCGGCCCGGGGATCGCATCCTGGACATTG atgtgCCAGTCTCTGTGGGAGTGATAGAACCCCAAGTGCTGCCCTCGCAGCTCAACACAGTGGAGTTTCACTGGGACCCAATCAAGAGGACTTCTGTCTTCCTGCAG GTTCACTGCATCAGCACTGAGTTCACGCCTCGGAAGAAAGGTGGAGAGAAAGGCGTTTCTTTCCGCCTCCAGATTGACACCTTTAAGCCCAGCGACAAGGGGCTTCTGCCTGAGCACCTGCATTCAGCTGGTTGCCTCATTAAGGTGTTCAAG CCTAAAGGAGCTGACCGGAAGCTGAAAACTGACCGGGAGAAGATCGAGAAGCAGCCCCCGCATGAGAGAGACAAGTATCAGACTGCCTGCGAGAGCACGGTCTTCTTGGAG TGTTCACCATGGCCAGAGCCCACTGCAGGGCCCCACCCAGCTCTCAGCTCTCTGGCGCTGACCTCTCCCAACTCCTCCAAGCTCCTGTCCCCAGAGAG GCTCTGTTCCTCACCACCCTTCCCTTTGGACACCTTGGGGTGTGGCCCAGCTGAG gatctgaaccctggagCCTCCATCTCAGAGACACAGCAGTGGTTGCATCGGCACCGGTTCTCCAGCTACTGCCGGACGCTGGCCAGCTTCACTG GTATGGATCTGCTGAAGCTTACTCGTCAGGACCTTATCCAGATCTGCGGGGCTGCCGACGGGATCCGCCTTTTCAATACTCTTAGAGCCAG GCCCATCCGTCACCGGCTGACTTTATATGTGGCTCAGGAGGCCGCTAGACAAGAGAACAAGGTTCCTAAGAACCCCGACTCAG GTTTTTATCAAGAGATCTGTTTGGATGAACTCAGTGCTGCAGAGCTGGTGGGGAAACTGGCTGAGCTCCTAGCCCTCCCAGCCAGTCAGATCCATCGTCTTTTTCACCAGGGCCCTGGGGGCATCCTCATTCTCCTCAGTGACCAG GTGGTCCAGAATCTTAAGGATGAATCATACTTTGTGGCCGTGGTGAAGAAAG TGCAGAATCCAGATGGCTACTACTTGGTTCTTACCTAG